In Synechococcus sp. KORDI-100, a single window of DNA contains:
- a CDS encoding SWIM zinc finger family protein: MTITNGNNNGITAIGDEGLGQQPWWVQQWMELINGYRFKKRLERAWGYAREGNVTSIRFEGRRVHARVQGTGEEPYKVKLWLDVLNDEDWAYVLEALTQKARWSAQLLAGIMPVDIERAFAASGKRLFPFKLQEVRSECSCPDKANPCKHISAVYFLMGDRFSEDPFVLFQLRGRNRAKLLEDLAEQRRKALAALAEQGTQSETGATKEDSAPLPPHPAVLDPSLWWRYDRSLDGDLVVITPAMDGDTGLDAAGELPLAEDPRFPEARDSFLNNLKAHGQASAQQAMLQAMAAGS; this comes from the coding sequence ATGACGATCACCAACGGCAACAACAACGGCATCACCGCCATCGGCGATGAAGGGCTTGGCCAGCAGCCCTGGTGGGTGCAGCAATGGATGGAACTGATCAATGGTTACCGCTTCAAGAAACGTCTGGAGCGCGCCTGGGGGTATGCCCGCGAGGGCAACGTCACCTCCATCAGATTCGAAGGACGCCGGGTGCATGCCCGCGTCCAGGGCACCGGCGAAGAGCCCTACAAGGTGAAGCTGTGGCTGGATGTGCTGAACGATGAAGACTGGGCCTACGTCCTGGAGGCTCTGACGCAGAAGGCCCGCTGGTCTGCCCAGTTGCTGGCGGGGATCATGCCGGTTGACATCGAACGGGCCTTCGCTGCAAGCGGAAAACGGCTGTTCCCGTTCAAATTGCAGGAGGTCCGCAGTGAATGCAGCTGCCCGGACAAAGCCAATCCGTGCAAACACATCAGCGCGGTGTATTTCCTGATGGGAGACCGCTTCAGCGAAGACCCCTTCGTGCTGTTTCAACTCAGAGGTCGCAACCGCGCCAAGCTGCTGGAGGACCTGGCGGAACAACGTCGCAAGGCCCTGGCGGCTCTGGCTGAGCAGGGAACCCAGAGCGAGACGGGTGCAACAAAAGAGGATTCGGCTCCGCTGCCGCCTCACCCGGCCGTGCTGGATCCTTCGCTTTGGTGGCGCTACGACCGCAGCCTCGATGGCGATCTGGTGGTAATCACCCCAGCAATGGATGGCGACACAGGCCTCGATGCCGCTGGTGAACTGCCCCTGGCGGAGGACCCGCGTTTCCCCGAGGCACGTGACAGCTTCCTGAACAATCTCAAGGCCCACGGCCAGGCCAGTGCCCAGCAGGCGATGCTGCAGGCCATGGCGGCTGGCAGCTGA
- a CDS encoding DEAD/DEAH box helicase, with amino-acid sequence MSLLHATWLPAIRTPSSSGQPALLVWADTWRVATPAGPGLTPASHPFTLGEQDLRAWLSERDLAPPGSIDATACLTLPSRSVRPRKARNQSSDPPAEDEPAWTGLPLQAGEPIPKQTEWWPWQVQGLALEPSAATEWLCRLPLSGRHPDLAEELRWWSHLQRWALSLVARGRWIPQVELSKGEGYPHRARWVPLLNREEDRRRLEDLATSLPLVATCALPWREPMGRRSNRMTRLRPEAMRAANPVACCRPRSGRLRVATLLEDLVDALLRKDFQPDLDALDPLLSAWQHALGSETGVIDLGEEDAERLSSTSLHWREGIAGDVAAARTCLELQTPPEGEDLWELRFALQAETDPSLKLPAASAWASGASTLQLGEVKVEQPGEVLLEGLGRALTVFPPIERGLESATPETMQLTPAEAFVLVRTAARQLRDAGLGVDLPASLSGGLASRLGLAIKAELPERSSGFTLGESLSWSWDLMIGGVTLTLRELERLSGKRSPLVRHKGAWIELRPNDLKNAERFCGSNPELSLDDALRLTATEGELLMRLPVHHFEAGPRLQAVLEQYHQQKAPDPLPAPDGFCGQLRPYQERGLGWLAFLNRFDQGACLADDMGLGKTIQLLAFLQHLKTEQELKRPVLLVAPTSVLTNWKREAEAFTPDLSVREHYGPRRPSTPASLKKSLNDVDLVLTSYGLLQRDSELLETQDWQGVVIDEAQAIKNPGAKQSQAARDLARAGKNSRFRIALTGTPVENRVSELWALMDFLNPKVLGEEDFFRQRYRLPIERYGDMSSLRDLKARVGPFILRRLKTDKAIISDLPEKVELSEWVGLSKEQKSLYSKTVEDTLDAIARAPRGQRHGQVLGLLTRLKQICNHPALALREETVDREFLGRSAKLQRLDEILDEVIEAGDRALLFTQFAEWGHLLQAWMQQRWRAEVPFLHGGTRKSDRQAMVDRFQEDPRGPQLFLLSLKAGGVGLNLTRASHVFHLDRWWNPAVENQATDRAYRIGQTSRVMVHKFITSGSVEEKIDRMIREKSRLAEDIVGSGEEWLGSLAGDQLRDLVALEDS; translated from the coding sequence CGGCACTGCTTGTTTGGGCTGACACCTGGCGAGTCGCGACACCGGCCGGACCAGGACTGACGCCAGCCTCCCATCCGTTCACCCTCGGCGAGCAAGACCTTCGAGCCTGGCTGAGTGAGCGCGATCTGGCTCCACCCGGCAGCATCGATGCCACCGCCTGCCTCACCCTGCCGAGCCGATCGGTTCGACCGCGTAAAGCGCGAAACCAATCCAGCGATCCCCCTGCGGAGGACGAACCGGCTTGGACCGGTCTGCCGCTCCAGGCCGGCGAACCCATCCCCAAACAGACCGAATGGTGGCCCTGGCAGGTGCAGGGTCTGGCTCTGGAGCCCTCAGCAGCGACGGAGTGGCTGTGCAGACTTCCCCTCTCCGGCCGCCATCCCGATCTGGCGGAGGAGTTGCGGTGGTGGAGCCATCTGCAACGCTGGGCCCTCAGTCTGGTGGCCCGTGGTCGCTGGATTCCCCAGGTCGAGCTGAGCAAGGGTGAGGGGTATCCCCACAGAGCCCGCTGGGTACCGCTGCTGAACCGGGAGGAAGACCGCAGACGCCTTGAGGATCTCGCTACCAGCCTGCCGCTTGTCGCGACCTGTGCCCTGCCCTGGCGCGAACCCATGGGGAGACGCAGCAACCGGATGACTCGCCTGCGTCCCGAGGCGATGCGGGCCGCCAACCCGGTTGCCTGTTGTCGGCCCAGAAGTGGTCGTCTGCGCGTGGCGACGCTGCTCGAGGATCTTGTGGATGCTCTGCTGCGCAAGGACTTTCAGCCCGATCTCGATGCCCTGGACCCCCTGCTGAGCGCCTGGCAGCACGCACTGGGGTCAGAGACAGGCGTGATCGATCTCGGTGAAGAGGATGCGGAGCGCCTGTCCAGTACCAGCCTTCACTGGCGAGAGGGCATCGCCGGCGATGTCGCCGCCGCCAGAACCTGCCTGGAGCTTCAAACACCGCCCGAAGGGGAAGACCTCTGGGAACTGCGCTTCGCCCTGCAGGCGGAAACGGACCCGAGTCTCAAACTGCCCGCAGCGTCGGCCTGGGCTTCGGGAGCCAGCACCCTGCAGCTGGGGGAGGTGAAAGTCGAACAACCCGGCGAAGTCCTGCTGGAAGGACTCGGGCGTGCCCTCACCGTCTTCCCGCCGATCGAGCGGGGGCTCGAGAGTGCCACACCGGAAACGATGCAGCTCACGCCCGCCGAGGCCTTCGTTCTGGTGCGCACGGCTGCACGCCAGCTGCGTGATGCCGGTCTGGGGGTCGATCTGCCGGCAAGCCTCTCGGGGGGTCTGGCCAGCCGACTCGGCCTCGCGATCAAGGCGGAACTGCCCGAACGATCGAGCGGTTTCACCCTTGGGGAATCACTGTCCTGGTCGTGGGATCTGATGATTGGTGGCGTGACGCTCACGCTCAGGGAACTGGAGCGCCTCAGCGGCAAACGCAGTCCCCTCGTCCGCCACAAAGGGGCCTGGATCGAACTGCGTCCGAACGATCTCAAAAACGCCGAACGGTTCTGCGGTTCCAACCCGGAACTCAGTCTCGATGACGCCCTGCGACTGACGGCCACGGAAGGAGAGCTGCTGATGCGGCTTCCGGTGCATCACTTTGAAGCCGGTCCAAGGCTTCAGGCCGTTCTCGAGCAGTACCACCAGCAGAAAGCTCCGGATCCACTACCGGCTCCGGACGGGTTCTGCGGCCAGCTGAGGCCCTACCAGGAACGGGGGCTGGGGTGGCTGGCCTTTCTGAACCGCTTTGACCAGGGCGCCTGCCTGGCCGATGACATGGGTCTCGGCAAAACGATCCAGTTGCTGGCCTTCCTCCAGCACCTCAAAACCGAACAGGAACTGAAGCGACCGGTGTTGCTAGTCGCGCCAACCTCGGTGCTCACCAACTGGAAACGGGAAGCGGAAGCCTTCACGCCTGACCTTTCCGTGCGCGAACACTACGGACCGCGGCGTCCCTCCACTCCCGCTTCCCTCAAGAAATCCCTGAACGATGTGGATCTGGTCCTGACCAGCTATGGACTGCTGCAACGGGACAGCGAACTCCTGGAAACCCAGGACTGGCAGGGAGTCGTGATCGATGAAGCCCAGGCGATCAAGAATCCCGGTGCCAAACAGAGCCAGGCGGCTCGCGATCTGGCCCGAGCCGGCAAAAACAGTCGGTTCCGCATTGCACTGACAGGAACTCCGGTGGAGAACCGGGTCAGTGAGTTGTGGGCCCTGATGGATTTTCTCAACCCCAAAGTCCTGGGAGAGGAGGATTTCTTCCGCCAGCGGTACCGCCTGCCGATCGAGCGCTACGGCGACATGTCGTCGCTCCGTGATCTCAAGGCCAGGGTGGGGCCTTTCATCCTGCGACGACTGAAAACCGACAAGGCGATCATCTCGGACCTACCCGAGAAGGTTGAACTGAGCGAATGGGTTGGTCTCAGCAAGGAGCAGAAATCGCTTTACAGCAAAACCGTGGAGGACACCCTCGATGCCATTGCCAGGGCTCCTCGCGGTCAACGTCACGGTCAGGTCCTGGGTCTGCTGACCAGGCTGAAACAGATCTGCAACCACCCTGCCCTGGCCCTCAGGGAAGAGACGGTCGACAGAGAGTTCCTGGGCCGTTCCGCCAAATTGCAGCGTCTCGACGAGATCCTTGATGAGGTGATCGAGGCGGGAGACCGCGCCCTGCTGTTCACCCAGTTCGCTGAATGGGGGCATCTTCTGCAAGCCTGGATGCAGCAGCGCTGGAGAGCTGAAGTGCCCTTCCTGCATGGAGGAACGCGCAAAAGCGACCGCCAGGCCATGGTGGATCGCTTTCAGGAAGACCCCCGCGGACCGCAGCTGTTTCTGTTGTCTCTCAAAGCTGGAGGCGTTGGCCTCAATCTCACCCGGGCCAGCCATGTGTTTCACCTTGACCGTTGGTGGAACCCAGCCGTCGAGAATCAGGCAACCGATCGCGCTTATCGCATCGGCCAAACCAGCCGGGTCATGGTGCACAAATTCATCACCAGCGGCTCCGTCGAAGAGAAAATCGATCGGATGATTCGCGAAAAATCTCGCCTGGCAGAGGACATTGTTGGGTCCGGGGAGGAATGGCTCGGCAGTCTTGCGGGAGATCAGCTGCGAGACCTCGTGGCCCTGGAGGACAGCTGA